A genomic window from Rattus norvegicus strain BN/NHsdMcwi chromosome 9, GRCr8, whole genome shotgun sequence includes:
- the Zfp142 gene encoding zinc finger protein 142 isoform X3: MALKSHFKIHRVTPNMFSCPESGCVFSAEDRKGLQHHLRQTHKAVPVPCSFRGCSLLFGSQQGMELHRQAHYPFHCSHCSFMGSNVKLFRQHQRSHGASTRGELSAVQGLPSQELLPAAKLPPGDREPSEEAGAPLPGQESAEEEDVEEEENVAQKDSQKVLDKSQGAQQLEGHVASGTESLFKTHMCPECKRCFKKRTHLVEHLHLHFPDPSLQCPNCQKFFTSKSKLKTHLLRELGEKAHRCPLCHYSAVERNALNRHMASMHEDISNFYSDTYACPVCREEFRLSQALKEHLKSHTAAAAAEPLPLHCFQEGCLYVAPDRKAFLKHLKETHGVRAVECRHHSCPMLFATAEAMEAHHKSHYAFHCPHCDFACSNKHLFRKHKKQGHPGSEELRCTFCPFATFNPVAYQDHVGKMHAHEKIHQCSECNFATAHKRVLIRHMLLHTGEKPHKCELCDFTCRDVSYLSKHMLTHSNTKDYMCTECGYVTKWKHYLSVHMRKHAGDLRYQCNQCSYRCHRADQLSSHKLRHQGKSLMCEVCAFACKRKYELQKHMASQHHPGTPAPLYPCRYCSYQSRHKQALLSHENCKHTHLREFHCALCDYRTFSNTTLFFHKRKVHGYMPGDQVWQFCNASQELEGARQCLAPPSDSGPSSQLSAQPEKEDHEHEIGASSIVDQALPETNEEASTKRQDGIEAPQEDDQVGSPSLGEVEEGGCTLHLEALRVELEPEAEPPPLEELTETAAVEFRPLEPSGPLRTDRPGGLAEPQLPDFDSAGTPAFDSAGTPAFDSAGTSALVAEEEPLLEKLASEPPRNPLISEEAPNTFKATLTAETVPLPQVPESESLLKAMRRQDKEQAEALVLEGRVQMVVIQGEGRAFRCPHCPFITRREKALTLHSKSGCQGRREPLLCPECGASFKQQRGLSTHMLKKCPVLLRKNKALALPKPVSPTLHPELPSSQASQDAESRKPPPSPSKVELSISKDASSELPGEPGVEEHLPTPSDFPTSPPGNSLPTGTSEKFHFEQGKFHCNSCTFLCSRLSSITSHVTEGCRGAHSQGRKRGRPQTHAVVLPLNNGDSTLLNTGSTDSSPGDRDTAVVQKQKGTLYSCPTCPFSCQQERTLKTHQTQGCPLEPGDLHCGLCPFTAPAPAALRLHQKRRHPTASPASGPRPLLQCGDCGFTCKQSRCLQQHRRLKHEGVKPHQCPFCDFSTTRRYRLEAHQSRHTGVGRIPCSSCPQTFGTNSKLRLHQLRVHDKTPTHFCPLCDYSGYLRHDITRHVNSCHQGTPSFSCSQCEAQFSSETALKQHALRRHPEPTPSSGCPVDVTEGPLHCSHCGLLCPSPASLRGHTRKQHPRLECGACQESFPSRPALDEHRRQHHFSHRCQLCSFAARERVGLVKHYLEQHEETSTAPSDGDAGQPSLCCPFCDFACRHQLVLDHHVKGHGGTRLYKCTDCAYSTKNRQKITWHSRIHTGEKPYRCHLCSYACADPSRLKYHMRIHKEERKYLCPECGYKCKWVNQLKYHMTKHTGLKPYQCPECEYCTNRADALRVHRETRHKEARAFMCEQCGKAFKTRFLLRTHLRKHSEAKPYVCNVCHRAFRWAAGLRHHALTHTDRHPFFCRLCSYKAKQKFQVVKHVRRHHPDQADPNQGVGKDPTTPTVHLHDVKLEDPSPPAPPAPPTGPEG, translated from the exons ATG GCCTTGAAGAGCCACTTCAAGATTCACCGGGTCACTCCCAACATGTTCTCCTGCCCAGAGTCTGGCTGTGTGTTCTCTGCTGAAGATCGCAAGGGTCTGCAGCATCACCTGAGACAGACCCACAAGgcagttcctgtgccctgttCATTCCGGGGCTGCTCCCTGCTTTTTGGGAGTCAGCAGGGAATGGAGCTGCATCGGCAGGCCCATTACCCTTTCCACTGCAGCCATTGCAGCTTCATGGGCTCCAACGTCAAACTCTTCCGGCAGCATCAACGGAGCCATGGAGCCAGTACACGGGGAGAACTTTCTGCTGTTCAGGGCCTTCCATCACAGGAGCTACTGCCAG CTGCCAAACTGCCTCCAGGAGACAGAGAACCTTCTGAGGAAGCAGGTGCGCCTTTGCCTGGGCAGGAGTCAGCTGAAGAAGAGGatgtagaggaggaggagaatgttGCCCAAAAAGACTCCCAGAAAGTCTTGGATAAAAGCCAAGGGGCTCAGCAGTTGGAAG GGCATGTGGCTTCAGGCACTGAGTCTCTCTTCAAGACACACATGTGCCCAGAATGCAAACGCTGCTTTAAGAAGCGGACCCATTTGGTAGAGCACCTACATCTGCACTTCCCAGACCCGAGCCTCCAGTGTCCTAACTGCCAGAAGTTCTTCACCAGCAAGAGCAAACTCAAGACACATCTGCTGCGGGAGCTGGGTGAGAAGGCCCATCGATGTCCTCTGTGCCACTACAGTGCAGTGGAGAGAAATGCACTTAACCGTCACATGGCCAGCATGCACGAGGATATTTCCAACTTCTACTCAGACACCTATGCCTGTCCTGTCTGCCGTGAGGAATTCCGCCTCAGCCAAGCACTCAAGGAGCACCTCAAGAGCCacacagcagcagctgcagcagaaCCTCTACCCCTACACTGCTTTCAGGAGGGCTGCTTGTATGTAGCTCCCGACCGTAAGGCCTTTCTGAAGCACCTAAAGGAGACCCACGGAGTGCGGGCTGTGGAGTGCCGCCATCACTCTTGTCCCATGCTCTTTGCCACAGCCGAAGCCATGGAAGCCCACCACAAGAGTCATTATGCTTTCCACTGTCCCCACTGTGACTTTGCCTGCTCCAATAAGCACTTGTTCCGTAAACACAAGAAACAAGGTCACCCAGGCAGTGAAGAACTACGGTGCACCTTCTGCCCCTTTGCCACCTTCAACCCAGTAGCCTACCAGGACCACGTTGGCAAGATGCACGCTCATGAGAAGATCCACCAGTGCTCTGAATGTAACTTTGCCACTGCCCACAAAAGGGTGCTTATCCGACACATGTTGCTTCATACTG GAGAGAAACCTCACAAATGTGAGCTCTGTGACTTCACCTGCCGAGACGTTAGCTACCTATCCAAGCACATGCTGACCCACTCCAACACCAAGGATTACATGTGTACTGAATGTGGCTATGTCACCAAGTGGAAGCACTACCTGAGTGTGCACATGCGGAAACATGCAGGGGATCTCAG ATACCAATGCAACCAGTGCTCCTACCGCTGCCATCGGGCTGATCAGCTAAGCAGCCACAAACTACGGCACCAGGGCAAGTCCCTCATGTGTGAGGTGTGTGCCTTTGCCTGCAAGCGGAAGTATGAGCTTCAGAAGCACATGGCTTCTCAGCACCACCCTGGCACACCTGCCCCACTCTACCCCTGCCGCTATTGTAGCTATCAGAGCCGCCACAAGCAGGCCCTCCTGAGCCATGAGAACTGCAAGCATACCCATCTCCGTGAGTTTCACTGTGCCCTCTGTGACTACCGTACCTTTAGCAACACCACACTCTTCTTCCACAAGCGTAAGGTCCATGGCTACATGCCAGGGGACCAGGTTTGGCAGTTCTGCAATGCCAGCCAAGAGTTGGAGGGGGCCAGGCAGTGCCTGGCACCTCCTTCAGACTCAGGACCTTCAAGCCAGCTATCTGCTCAGCCTGAGAAAGAAGACCATGAACATGAGATTGGGGCCAGCTCCATTGTGGACCAGGCCCTGCCAGAGACAAATGAGGAGGCCAGCACCAAAAGGCAAGATGGCATTGAGGCTCCCCAAGAGGATGACCAGGTTGGCAGCCCCAGCCTGGGGGAGGTGGAAGAGGGTGGCTGCACACTACACTTGGAGGCCCTGAGAGTAGAACTAGAACCTGAGGCAGAGCCACCACCCCTTGAAGAGCTCACTGAAACAGCTGCTGTGGAGTTCAGGCCTCTAGAGCCCTCAGGACCCCTCAGAACAGACAGACCGGGTGGCCTGGCAGAGCCTCAACTGCCCGACTTTGACAGTGCTGGGACCCCTGCCTTTGACAGTGCTGGGACTCCTGCCTTTGACAGTGCTGGGACTTCTGCCTTGGTTGCTGAGGAAGAGCCTCTTCTGGAGAAGCTAGCCTCTGAACCTCCCAGAAATCCCCTAATCTCTGAGGAAGCGCCTAACACATTCAAGGCAACTCTGACTGCCGAAACTGTACCGTTGCCTCAGGTTCCTGAGTCAGAGTCACTACTTAAGGCCATGAGGAGACAGGACAAAGAACAAGCAGAAGCATTAGTGCTGGAGGGCCGGGTGCAAATGGTAGTGATCCAGGGAGAAGGAAGAGCCTTCCGCTGCCCACACTGTCCTTTTATCACTCGCCGGGAAAAAGCCCTAACTCTGCACTCCAAATCAGGGTGCCAAGGTCGCCGAGAGCCCCTGCTGTGCCCCGAGTGTGGAGCTAGCTTTAAGCAACAGCGTGGCCTCAGCACCCATATGTTGAAGAAATGCCCTGTTCTTCTCAGAAAGAACAAGGCTTTGGCTTTGCCCAAACCTGTTTCTCCCACTCTACATCCTGAGCTCCCAAGTAGCCAAGCCTCACAGGATGCTGAAAGTAGGAAGCCCCCACCTTCACCATCAAAGGTAGAGCTCTCGATTTCAAAAGATGCTTCTTCTGAGCTCCCTGGGGAGCCAGGAGTAGAGGAACATCTTCCTACGCCCTCTGACTTTCCAACCTCTCCACCAGGAAACTCCTTGCCCACAGGGACCTCTGAGAAGTTCCACTTTGAGCAAGGCAAGTTTCACTGCAACTCGTGCACGTTTCTTTGTTCTCGGCTCTCCTCCATTACCTCCCATGTGACTGAAGGCTGCAGAGGAGCACATAGCCAGGGAAGAAAGCGTGGGCGCCCCCAGACCCATGCTGTTGTGCTGCCTCTTAACAATGGGGACTCTaccctcctgaatactgggagtACAGACTCCAGCCCTGGTGATAGGGACACAGCTGTGGTTCAGAAGCAAAAGGGCACCCTCTACTCCTGCCCAACATGTCCCTTTAGCTGTCAGCAGGAACGGACCCTGAAGACTCACCAGACACAGGGCTGCCCCCTTGAGCCTGGAGATCTGCACTGTGGTCTCTGCCCATTtactgctcctgctcctgcagcACTGAGGCTCCATCAAAAGCGGAGGCATCCCACTGCATCCCCAGCCTCTGGCCCGCGGCCCCTTCTGCAGTGTGGGGACTGTGGCTTTACCTGCAAGCAAAGCCGGTGCCTTCAGCAGCATCGGCGGCTCAAGCATGAGGGTGTGAAGCCACATCAGTGCCCTTTCTGTGACTTTTCTACTACTAGACGCTACCGGTTAGAGGCCCACCAGTCTCGACACACAGGTGTTGGCCGCATCCCTTGCAGCTCCTGCCCTCAGACATTTGGTACCAACTCCAAACTGCGTTTGCACCAACTACGAGTCCATGACAAAACACCCACCCACTTCTGTCCACTCTGTGACTATAGTGGTTACCTTCGTCATGACATCACTCGCCATGTCAACAGCTGTCACCAGGGTACCCCATCCTTTTCCTGCTCTCAGTGTGAGGCCCAGTTTAGCTCAGAAACAGCACTAAAGCAGCATGCTCTGCGACGACACCCAGAACCAACACCttcctctggctgtcctgtagaTGTCACTGAGGGCCCGTTACACTgttcccactgtggcctgctctgcCCCAGTCCTGCCAGCCTTCGAGGACACACCCGAAAACAGCACCCAAGGCTGGAGTGTGGGGCCTGCCAGGAGTCCTTCCCTAGCCGGCCAGCACTGGATGAACATCGGAGGCAACATCATTTCAGCCATCGCTGCCAGCTCTGCAGCTTTGCTGCCCGGGAGCGAGTAGGCCTGGTGAAACACTACCTGGAACAGCACGAGGAGACTTCAACAGCACCCTCAGATGGGGATGCTGGCCAGCCCTCTCTCTGCTGCCCCTTTTGTGACTTTGCCTGTCGCCATCAGTTGGTGCTTGATCATCATGTAAAGGGACATGGAGGTACCCGGCTCTACAAGTGTACTGACTGTGCCTATAGCACCAAAAATAGGCAGAAGATTACCTGGCACAGTCGCATTCACACTGGGGAAAAGCCTTACCGCTGTCACCTCTGTTCCTATGCCTGTGCTGACCCTTCTCGACTCAAG TACCACATGCGGATCCATAAGGAGGAACGGAAGTACCTGTGCCCCGAGTGTGGGTACAAGTGCAAGTGGGTCAACCAACTCAAATACCACATGACCAAGCACACAG